Proteins from one Strix uralensis isolate ZFMK-TIS-50842 chromosome 14, bStrUra1, whole genome shotgun sequence genomic window:
- the SOWAHA gene encoding ankyrin repeat domain-containing protein SOWAHA, producing the protein MAELDISPAAVLGFLRERGGRVRNAELVSAFRPLVEAGGAAAAARAERRERFKAAVNAVAVVKERDGTKFVVLRRELRPAPPPGGDGGGPVPGGRLSPVPPEEQPWPRAVSELRGLFQGGGGGVPLPAGVGGSRREPLPKPCMLPVRCVPPPAAAIPGPPEELGSPLSPPTEEEAGSRSPGLRRVPKNHRASEEMAAVPLEEAEHQWLVMAAGGQWTQQLHGLLLGDASLAARRDFISGFTALHWAAKSGNCDMVTNIIRAAEKGGARVNVDARSHGGYTALHLAAIHGQEKIITMLVYSYHAKTDLRDYSGKKPHQYLKEGASSTVRRLLGDPSLSHNVEPSVPIKKSTKLAASILSSTSTFLGVISDDMAFYDLTKGLRKPSSLNKLLAATTGPRRKPKTRGGFPSYSSLSEVMEEEEEEVIVKRRPVSELFFGH; encoded by the coding sequence ATGGCGGAGCTCGACATCAGCCCGGCGGCCGTGCTGGGCTTCCTGagggagcgcggcgggcgggTGCGCAACGCCGAGCTGGTGAGCGCCTTCCGGCCGCTGGTGgaggccggcggggcggcggcggcggcgcgggcggagcggcgggagcggTTCAAGGCGGCGGTGAACGCCGTGGCGGTGGTGAAGGAGCGCGACGGCACCAAGTTCGTCGTCCTGAGGCGGGAGCTgcgtcccgccccgccgccggggggaGATGGCGGCGGCCCCGTCCCAGGCGGGCGGCTCTCGCCGGTGCCCCCCGAGGAACAGCCGTGGCCGCGGGCCGTCTCCGAGCTGCGGGGTCTCTTccaaggcggcggcggcggggtgccCCTGCCCGCCGGCGTCGGGGGGTCCCGGCGGGAGCCGCTCCCCAAGCCCTGCATGCTGCCGGTGCGCTGCGTgccaccccccgccgccgccatcccgGGGCCGCCTGAGGAACTGGGGTCCCCCTTGTCACCCCCAACGGAGGAGGAGGCCGGATCCCGCTCTCCCGGCCTGCGGCGGGTGCCCAAGAACCATCGTGCGAGCGAGGAGATGGCGGCAGTGCCGCTGGAGGAGGCCGAGCACCAGTGGCTGGTGATGGCGGCCGGCGGGCAGTGGACCCAGCAGCTCCACGGGCTGCTGCTGGGCGACGCCAGCTTGGCGGCCCGCAGGGACTTCATCTCGGGCTTCACCGCCCTGCACTGGGCTGCCAAGAGCGGCAACTGCGACATGGTGACCAATATCATCAGAGCGGCCGAGAAAGGGGGGGCCCGCGTCAACGTGGATGCCAGGTCGCACGGCGGCTACACGGCGCTTCACTTGGCCGCCATACACGGCCAGGAGAAGATCATCACCATGCTGGTCTACAGCTACCACGCCAAGACCGACCTGAGGGACTACAGCGGGAAGAAGCCGCACCAGTACTTAAAGGAAGGGGCCTCCTCAACAGTCAGGCGCTTGCTGGGGGATCCCAGCCTCTCCCACAACGTGGAGCCCTCCGTGCCCATCAAGAAGAGCACAAAGCTTGCGGCTTCAATCTTGAGCTCCACTAGCACTTTCCTGGGGGTCATATCCGATGACATGGCTTTCTACGATCTCACCAAAGGGTTGAGGAAGCCCTCGTCCTTAAACAAGCTCCTGGCAGCCACTACGGGCCCGAGGAGGAAGCCAAAGACCAGAGGGGGCTTCCCTTCATATTCCTCCCTCTCTGAAgtaatggaggaggaggaagaggaggtcaTCGTGAAACGCAGACCCGTTTCTGAGCTGTTCTTTGGCCACTAG